One window from the genome of Nitrosospira multiformis encodes:
- a CDS encoding sulfate/molybdate ABC transporter ATP-binding protein codes for MSIEIRGLSKQFGTFAALRDVSLEVHSGELLALLGPSGSGKTTLLRVIAGLEVADTGQVLFQGEDTTKQHVRDRQVGFVFQHYALFRNMTIFENVAFGLRVRAKSVRPSDADIRDRVHNLLKLVQLDWLADRHPHQLSGGQRQRVALARALAVEPKVLLLDEPFGALDAKVRKELRSWLRRLHDEMHITSVFVTHDQEEALEVADRVVVMNEGRIEQIGTPDEVYEQPASPFVYEFLGKVNLFHGRLHHGRARIGEIEVDAPEHAEAEELPAVAYVRPHDIHVDRVIHDGGALAAHVFHILSVGPVVRLELTRDDSAEQELIQVEITKERFRELQLVRGDQVFIKPSRFDLFPNQVH; via the coding sequence ATGAGCATTGAAATACGCGGTCTTTCCAAACAATTCGGAACTTTCGCCGCGCTGCGGGATGTCAGCCTGGAAGTGCATTCGGGTGAATTGTTGGCACTGCTTGGCCCCTCGGGTTCCGGAAAAACCACCCTGCTGCGCGTGATCGCAGGGTTGGAAGTAGCGGATACCGGCCAGGTGTTGTTTCAGGGGGAGGATACGACCAAGCAACATGTACGCGATCGGCAGGTGGGCTTTGTATTCCAGCACTACGCGCTGTTCCGCAATATGACAATTTTCGAGAATGTTGCATTTGGATTGCGTGTACGAGCAAAGAGTGTACGTCCTTCGGACGCGGATATTCGCGACCGCGTGCACAATTTGCTTAAGCTGGTACAGCTGGACTGGTTAGCTGACCGGCATCCACATCAACTTTCCGGGGGCCAGCGTCAGCGCGTTGCCCTGGCACGGGCACTGGCGGTGGAACCAAAGGTGCTACTGCTGGACGAACCTTTTGGAGCCCTTGATGCCAAGGTGCGCAAAGAACTGCGTTCCTGGTTGCGCAGGCTTCATGACGAAATGCATATTACCAGCGTGTTCGTTACCCATGATCAGGAAGAGGCGCTAGAGGTGGCAGACCGCGTAGTGGTGATGAATGAAGGCCGCATTGAGCAAATCGGCACGCCGGATGAAGTCTATGAGCAGCCCGCGAGTCCCTTCGTCTATGAGTTTCTCGGCAAGGTGAATCTGTTCCATGGCCGGTTGCACCATGGACGCGCCCGGATAGGCGAAATTGAAGTCGACGCGCCTGAACACGCCGAAGCCGAGGAGCTACCCGCTGTTGCCTATGTGCGCCCTCACGATATCCATGTCGATCGGGTGATTCACGATGGTGGGGCGCTTGCGGCGCACGTATTTCATATTCTTTCGGTTGGCCCGGTGGTCCGTCTTGAATTGACTCGCGACGACAGCGCGGAACAGGAGCTGATCCAGGTCGAAATCACAAAAGAGCGCTTTCGTGAATTGCAGCTGGTGCGAGGCGATCAGGTTTTTATTAAGCCCTCTCGTTTTGATCTGTTCCCTAATCAGGTGCATTGA
- the cysW gene encoding sulfate ABC transporter permease subunit CysW, protein MTTVALPASAGIRRRAATDEPVWVRRTLIGLALAFLTLFLFIPLISVFYEALKKGTDVYLAAITEPDALSAIKLTLTVAAIAVPVNLIFGVAAAWAVAKFEFRGKSLLITLIDLPFSVSPVVSGLIYVLIFGLQGWLGPWLAENDIKIIFAVPGIVLATIFVTVPFIARELIPLMQAQGTEEEEAAVVLGANGWQIFFRVTLPNIKWGLLYGTILCNARAMGEFGAVSVVSGHIRGSTNTLPLHVEILYNEYNFAAAFAVASLLALLALVTLALKTFVESRNEQHQENVNEH, encoded by the coding sequence ATGACTACTGTCGCTCTTCCGGCGTCTGCCGGGATACGCCGCAGGGCAGCCACCGATGAGCCCGTCTGGGTGCGTAGAACTTTGATCGGACTCGCGCTCGCGTTTTTGACGCTGTTCCTCTTTATACCCCTGATCTCTGTTTTTTACGAAGCGCTGAAGAAGGGCACAGATGTCTACCTTGCGGCCATCACCGAACCCGATGCGCTGTCGGCAATCAAGCTTACCCTGACTGTCGCGGCGATCGCCGTACCGGTCAATCTGATATTCGGCGTAGCGGCGGCTTGGGCTGTGGCCAAGTTCGAGTTCCGCGGCAAGAGTCTGTTAATCACCCTGATTGATTTGCCATTCTCGGTGTCTCCCGTGGTTTCAGGGCTGATTTACGTGCTCATTTTCGGCTTGCAGGGTTGGCTTGGGCCATGGCTGGCGGAGAATGATATCAAGATCATATTCGCGGTGCCCGGCATTGTGCTAGCCACGATTTTTGTGACGGTTCCCTTTATCGCCCGTGAATTGATTCCGCTGATGCAGGCACAGGGTACCGAGGAGGAGGAGGCTGCGGTGGTGCTGGGCGCCAACGGCTGGCAGATCTTTTTCCGCGTCACGCTTCCAAACATCAAGTGGGGTCTTTTGTACGGTACCATTCTTTGCAATGCGCGGGCGATGGGCGAATTTGGCGCGGTATCGGTAGTTTCCGGCCACATCCGCGGTAGTACCAACACCCTGCCGCTTCACGTCGAAATCCTTTATAACGAATATAATTTCGCGGCTGCATTCGCTGTAGCGTCGCTTCTGGCATTGCTTGCATTGGTGACGCTCGCGCTGAAAACATTCGTTGAATCCAGAAATGAGCAGCATCAGGAGAATGTCAATGAGCATTGA
- the cysT gene encoding sulfate ABC transporter permease subunit CysT, whose amino-acid sequence MSTFKQHSVLPGFNLALGFTLLYLSLIVLIPLSAAFIRTSALTWPEFWTAVTTPRVVASYRLTFGASFAAALVNAVFGLLVAWVLVRYRFPGKKLVDALVDLPFALPTAVAGIALTALYAGNGWIGQFFEPLGIKIAFTPIGIFVALTFIGLPFVVRTVQPVLEDIESELEEAAATLGANRFQTFSRVIFPTLFPALMTGFALAFARAIGEYGSVIFIAGNMPMVSEITPLLIITKLEQYDYAGATALAVVMLVISFVMLLIINLLQWWSRRQSIAT is encoded by the coding sequence TTGAGTACGTTCAAGCAACATAGCGTTTTGCCAGGCTTTAATCTGGCGCTCGGGTTTACCCTCCTTTATCTGAGCCTCATCGTGCTGATCCCGCTGTCGGCGGCGTTTATCCGTACGTCTGCGCTCACGTGGCCGGAATTCTGGACCGCGGTGACGACGCCACGTGTCGTGGCTTCCTACCGGTTGACCTTCGGTGCTTCATTTGCGGCCGCACTGGTCAATGCCGTATTCGGCCTTCTGGTTGCATGGGTACTGGTACGCTATCGCTTTCCGGGCAAGAAGTTGGTGGACGCGCTGGTGGATCTTCCGTTTGCGTTGCCAACGGCGGTGGCTGGCATTGCGCTGACCGCGCTTTACGCCGGAAATGGCTGGATCGGTCAATTTTTTGAGCCGCTCGGCATCAAAATCGCTTTCACGCCGATCGGCATTTTTGTCGCATTGACTTTTATCGGTTTGCCGTTCGTGGTGCGCACGGTGCAACCGGTACTCGAAGATATTGAATCGGAATTGGAGGAAGCCGCGGCAACGCTGGGCGCGAACCGGTTCCAAACGTTCTCGCGGGTGATTTTTCCCACGCTTTTCCCGGCATTGATGACGGGTTTTGCGCTGGCGTTTGCACGCGCAATCGGCGAGTATGGATCGGTTATTTTCATTGCCGGCAATATGCCCATGGTTTCCGAGATTACGCCGCTTTTGATCATCACCAAGCTTGAGCAGTACGATTACGCCGGCGCTACCGCCCTGGCGGTGGTCATGCTGGTCATTTCGTTTGTGATGCTGCTGATCATCAACCTGCTGCAATGGTGGAGCCGCCGCCAGAGCATCGCCACATGA